One Coleofasciculus sp. FACHB-T130 genomic region harbors:
- a CDS encoding ferredoxin family protein, protein MALAMQRVDVPVIVDESKCLEKCTACIEVCPLDVLAKNPETGKAYMKYDECWFCLPCEKECPTNAITVQIPFLLR, encoded by the coding sequence ATGGCTTTAGCTATGCAACGGGTGGATGTACCCGTAATCGTGGATGAATCGAAATGCCTAGAAAAGTGTACGGCTTGCATTGAAGTTTGTCCGCTGGATGTATTGGCGAAGAACCCTGAAACGGGCAAAGCGTATATGAAGTACGACGAGTGCTGGTTTTGCTTGCCTTGCGAGAAGGAATGTCCCACCAACGCGATTACAGTACAAATTCCCTTTTTGTTGCGATAG
- a CDS encoding fumarate reductase/succinate dehydrogenase flavoprotein subunit — MKTDVLVIGGGTAGTMAAIKAKQANPEGEVLILEKANIRRSGAIAMGMDGVNTAVIPGNSTPEQYVREITISNDGIVNQKAVYQTGKLGFEVIQELESWGVKFQKDIHGNYDLKQVHRVGKYVLPMPEGKDLKQILTRQVKRHKAKVTNRVMATRVLVKDGRAIGAVGFDVRNGDFVVIQAKAVVLCTGACGRLGLPASGYLYGTYENPTNAGDGYSMAYHAGAELTNIECFQINPLMKDYNGPACAYVASPFGAYTANAEGHRFISCDYWSGQMMLEIWKELNSGKGPVQLKMTHLDEDTISEIESILWSNERPSRGRFHEGRGENYRTNGVEMNISEIGLCSGHSASGVWVNEKAETTVPGLYAAGDMASVPHNYMIGAFVFGRLAGTNAVDYIEGLEHIEPDPDVLEAEKQRIYAPLNNPNGVPHTQVEYKLRRLVNDYLQPPKVDHKMEIGLRNFVRYHESLEMMGARDPHELMRCMEVHFIRDCAEMAARASLYRRESRWGLYHYRVDYPDKNNEEWFCHVNLKKDESGEMALFKRPVEPYVVDVDIEREVYDVAVR, encoded by the coding sequence ATGAAGACCGATGTTTTAGTCATCGGTGGTGGTACTGCTGGAACGATGGCAGCCATCAAAGCAAAACAGGCAAATCCTGAGGGAGAGGTGCTGATTTTAGAGAAAGCAAATATCCGTCGCAGTGGGGCGATCGCAATGGGTATGGATGGGGTCAATACAGCCGTCATTCCTGGTAATTCTACCCCAGAGCAATATGTTCGCGAAATTACGATTTCCAACGATGGCATTGTGAACCAAAAAGCCGTCTATCAAACCGGGAAACTCGGCTTTGAAGTCATTCAAGAACTGGAAAGCTGGGGCGTGAAGTTCCAAAAAGACATTCACGGCAATTACGACCTGAAGCAAGTGCATCGCGTAGGGAAATACGTGCTCCCGATGCCAGAAGGAAAAGACCTCAAACAAATTTTGACCCGGCAAGTAAAGCGCCACAAAGCGAAAGTCACGAATCGGGTGATGGCGACTCGTGTTCTAGTGAAGGACGGACGCGCTATTGGAGCGGTAGGGTTTGACGTGCGAAACGGTGATTTTGTCGTGATTCAGGCAAAAGCAGTCGTTTTATGTACAGGAGCTTGCGGACGCTTAGGTTTACCCGCCTCTGGCTATCTCTACGGCACCTATGAAAACCCCACCAACGCTGGTGACGGCTATTCAATGGCGTATCACGCAGGCGCAGAACTCACCAATATTGAGTGTTTTCAAATTAACCCCTTGATGAAGGACTATAACGGTCCTGCCTGCGCCTATGTCGCTAGTCCCTTTGGAGCCTACACTGCTAATGCAGAAGGGCACCGCTTTATCAGCTGTGACTACTGGAGCGGTCAGATGATGCTGGAAATCTGGAAGGAGTTGAATTCTGGAAAAGGCCCGGTTCAGCTGAAGATGACCCACTTAGATGAAGACACTATTTCAGAAATTGAGTCGATTCTGTGGTCGAATGAACGACCCAGCCGAGGACGCTTCCATGAAGGTAGAGGCGAAAATTACCGCACGAATGGCGTGGAGATGAATATCTCAGAAATCGGTTTGTGTAGCGGTCACAGTGCTTCTGGAGTCTGGGTCAACGAGAAGGCGGAGACGACGGTTCCAGGATTATATGCAGCTGGAGATATGGCGAGTGTCCCGCATAACTACATGATTGGGGCGTTTGTATTTGGTCGGTTGGCGGGTACAAATGCGGTGGATTATATCGAAGGATTAGAGCATATTGAACCCGATCCTGATGTTTTAGAGGCGGAAAAACAACGAATTTATGCTCCATTGAACAACCCCAATGGTGTACCGCACACGCAGGTGGAGTATAAGTTACGGCGCTTGGTCAATGACTATCTCCAGCCGCCCAAAGTAGACCACAAGATGGAAATTGGGCTAAGAAACTTTGTGCGCTATCACGAAAGCTTAGAGATGATGGGCGCACGCGATCCGCATGAATTGATGCGCTGCATGGAGGTTCACTTTATTCGCGATTGTGCTGAGATGGCAGCACGCGCCTCACTGTATCGTCGGGAAAGCCGTTGGGGACTCTACCATTACCGCGTGGATTATCCCGACAAGAACAATGAAGAATGGTTCTGCCACGTCAATCTCAAGAAAGACGAATCAGGCGAAATGGCTTTGTTCAAGCGTCCAGTTGAGCCGTATGTGGTGGACGTTGATATTGAACGAGAAGTTTATGACGTGGCGGTGCGCTAA
- a CDS encoding LysR substrate-binding domain-containing protein, with protein sequence MEVYQVKVFLEVARHLSFTEAADALNLTQPAVSAKIKSLETELGTDLFYRLGRKIQLTEVGQFLLEEGPRLIEIENQLFAKVEEIKKGKFGNLKIGCTAAIANGWLPEILFQYRQQYPGIQTQCVVFDSAEFLYRAITSSQIDIGFSDISFAEFSEISATPIAPIHYSLVVAANHPLANQSWLSLKELQKERWVMLNTGSPSRLVFESRLTELGINFSDFAQVETVDTLSLMRTYMMQGDYLGFASNFEFKSECQSGMLVAIPLQEFALSGNVFLVLPKRLSQSAIADSSSQNRRSRNSNPMQKFIALVENGQEQQHASVRPHSTPVRLRSPNLIIRSNSLQHPETIDLAIGIQNSTIPTVTAGLVIQRLGLLEHFLPREGRYSSTQYRIHWCDFSTGAPIIQGLHAGKLDIGVLGDYPLLLSAIQQNNSGSETRQTRLVSFVSTNPDGSCNAVIVPNKSKLQSIEDLRGGVIAVPFSSSAHGMVMRSLNSANLLNEVKLASLENSNITHPFGYSIQADGYAHFAPFHDIAYRQGKFRYLQGDNLNVLPAFHGVVVSAELVEQYPEVVIAYLKALSAAQYWYTITPSALSLISQWTNLDAEIVSQILSNVYHQNQPGRFFCEMMIRPDWITQHIAQLRLVPGNEGLETINLDRWIQTEFLHQSQNLSSW encoded by the coding sequence GTGGAGGTTTATCAAGTTAAAGTATTTCTGGAGGTAGCTAGGCACCTCAGTTTTACTGAAGCCGCTGATGCTCTAAATCTGACTCAGCCTGCGGTCAGCGCCAAAATAAAATCCCTGGAAACTGAACTAGGAACTGACCTGTTTTATCGTCTTGGTCGTAAGATTCAGCTAACCGAGGTGGGACAGTTTTTATTGGAGGAAGGGCCAAGACTGATTGAGATTGAAAATCAATTGTTTGCCAAAGTCGAAGAAATCAAAAAAGGCAAATTTGGCAATCTCAAAATCGGCTGCACAGCCGCGATAGCTAATGGATGGCTACCTGAAATTCTCTTCCAGTACCGTCAGCAGTATCCTGGGATTCAAACTCAGTGTGTCGTATTTGATTCGGCTGAATTTCTCTATCGAGCTATTACCAGCAGTCAGATTGATATAGGATTTTCAGATATTAGTTTTGCAGAATTTTCTGAAATTTCAGCAACCCCAATTGCTCCCATTCACTATTCTTTAGTGGTTGCGGCGAACCATCCTTTAGCGAATCAAAGCTGGTTGAGCTTAAAAGAACTGCAAAAAGAGCGATGGGTGATGCTAAATACTGGCTCCCCTAGCCGTTTAGTGTTTGAATCTCGGCTAACTGAATTAGGGATAAATTTTTCGGATTTCGCTCAAGTTGAAACTGTTGATACTCTCAGTTTGATGCGAACCTATATGATGCAGGGTGATTATTTAGGATTTGCTTCTAACTTTGAATTTAAGTCTGAATGTCAATCGGGAATGCTTGTTGCAATTCCCCTGCAAGAATTTGCCTTATCCGGTAATGTTTTCCTAGTGTTACCCAAACGATTAAGCCAATCTGCGATCGCAGACTCATCATCGCAAAATCGGCGCTCGCGCAACTCAAACCCGATGCAAAAATTTATTGCTCTGGTTGAGAATGGTCAAGAGCAACAGCACGCCTCTGTTCGCCCTCATTCAACCCCAGTGCGTTTGCGATCGCCTAACCTAATCATTCGTTCCAACTCCCTGCAACATCCTGAGACAATTGATCTAGCGATCGGGATTCAAAACAGCACGATTCCAACAGTAACGGCGGGCTTAGTGATTCAGCGCTTAGGCTTGCTAGAACACTTCTTACCCAGAGAAGGGCGATACAGTTCCACGCAGTATCGCATTCATTGGTGCGATTTTTCCACAGGAGCGCCGATTATTCAAGGATTGCACGCCGGAAAATTAGATATTGGCGTTTTAGGGGATTATCCCTTGTTACTGAGTGCTATCCAGCAAAATAATTCCGGTAGTGAAACTCGACAGACGCGCCTGGTTAGCTTTGTTTCAACGAATCCCGATGGTTCCTGTAATGCCGTAATTGTTCCCAATAAGTCCAAACTGCAAAGTATCGAAGACTTACGAGGAGGTGTGATTGCGGTTCCTTTCAGTTCTTCGGCACATGGGATGGTGATGCGATCGCTCAATTCTGCGAACTTACTTAACGAGGTTAAGCTTGCTTCCTTAGAGAACTCCAACATTACTCACCCCTTTGGTTATTCCATTCAAGCAGATGGATACGCCCACTTTGCTCCCTTTCACGATATTGCCTATCGTCAAGGCAAGTTTCGTTATTTGCAAGGCGACAATTTGAATGTGTTACCGGCTTTTCATGGTGTAGTGGTGAGTGCAGAGTTAGTGGAACAGTATCCGGAAGTTGTAATCGCTTACCTAAAAGCCTTAAGCGCTGCCCAATATTGGTATACTATTACGCCCTCAGCGCTTTCTCTGATCAGCCAGTGGACAAACCTGGATGCCGAAATCGTCTCCCAAATTCTCAGCAATGTCTATCACCAGAATCAACCTGGGCGCTTTTTCTGCGAGATGATGATTCGTCCCGACTGGATTACTCAACACATTGCCCAACTGCGTCTAGTTCCCGGAAATGAAGGACTAGAGACAATTAACCTCGATCGCTGGATTCAAACCGAATTTCTCCATCAATCTCAGAACTTAAGCAGTTGGTAA
- a CDS encoding ATP-binding cassette domain-containing protein has protein sequence MATLAKKQVSALAKGSVEVKDLSVSFKRRDQYGPLLVLESTNFKINPGEFVCLLGPSGCGKSTILNLIAGFLKPTRGQVLVDEQPVERPGADRGFVFQQYSLLPWKTTFENVEFGLKIQGISRVERTELVNDYLDRVGLYKHRHSYPHQLSGGMQQRASIVRALVNSPSVLLMDEPFAALDAQTRHMMQELLLNIWSDLKSTVIFVTHDIEEAIFLSDRILVMGVRPGHIKETVVVNLDRPRHIDTMLSPDFVNLNRQVFELIREETLKSMELG, from the coding sequence GTGGCAACCCTAGCAAAAAAGCAGGTTAGCGCCTTGGCGAAAGGGTCAGTTGAGGTTAAAGATTTATCCGTTTCCTTTAAGCGACGAGACCAGTACGGGCCTTTGCTGGTTCTAGAATCGACAAACTTCAAAATTAATCCTGGTGAATTTGTCTGTTTGTTGGGACCATCGGGCTGCGGCAAGTCAACGATTCTAAACTTGATTGCTGGTTTTCTGAAGCCAACAAGGGGACAGGTATTGGTGGATGAACAACCCGTTGAAAGACCGGGAGCAGATCGCGGATTTGTTTTTCAGCAATACTCGCTCCTACCCTGGAAGACCACCTTTGAGAACGTGGAATTTGGTTTAAAAATTCAGGGTATTTCTAGAGTAGAACGAACTGAATTGGTAAATGATTACTTAGACCGAGTCGGCTTGTATAAGCATCGTCATTCTTATCCTCATCAGCTATCAGGAGGAATGCAACAACGTGCAAGCATTGTGCGGGCACTGGTAAATTCACCCTCAGTATTGTTGATGGATGAACCGTTTGCAGCCTTGGATGCTCAGACTCGGCACATGATGCAGGAGTTGCTGCTGAACATTTGGAGCGATTTGAAATCCACGGTTATTTTTGTCACCCACGATATTGAAGAAGCCATCTTTTTGAGCGATCGCATTCTGGTCATGGGCGTTCGTCCAGGGCATATCAAAGAAACAGTTGTGGTGAATCTCGATCGACCCCGCCATATAGATACGATGCTTTCACCGGATTTTGTGAATCTCAATCGGCAAGTCTTTGAATTGATTCGCGAAGAAACTCTCAAGAGTATGGAGTTGGGTTGA
- a CDS encoding ABC transporter permease yields MKQRSLSKLALISLALLKSRNLKRAISIVLFFGIWQFLCVTQFNFFINFTFLPSPVEVWNATVEFFSGNASVHITASLQRVLLGFGIAAILGVSLGILIGWFRQIEDLVFIPLELLRPIPAVAWIPLAILMFPNAESGMVYITFLGAFFPILISTIRGVESTDIVLLRVGQCLGAKQWHIFKDIVVPGAMPNIASGLVIGMGNAWFCLVTAEILAGRFGVGYLTWESYVTSNYPPIVMGMLLIGLMGLISTLIVDLLTKLLMPWRVTKKQGV; encoded by the coding sequence TTGAAGCAGCGCTCCTTGTCAAAATTAGCGCTTATAAGTCTGGCACTGCTCAAAAGTCGCAATTTAAAGCGAGCCATTTCCATTGTTTTATTCTTTGGAATCTGGCAGTTTTTGTGCGTCACTCAGTTCAATTTCTTCATCAATTTTACCTTTTTACCCTCTCCAGTTGAAGTTTGGAATGCAACGGTTGAATTCTTTTCTGGCAATGCATCTGTGCATATTACTGCCAGTCTTCAACGAGTTTTGCTGGGATTTGGAATTGCGGCTATTCTGGGCGTTAGTTTGGGCATTTTGATTGGCTGGTTTCGGCAGATTGAAGATTTAGTTTTTATTCCATTGGAGTTGCTCAGACCAATTCCTGCCGTCGCCTGGATACCGCTGGCAATTCTCATGTTTCCCAATGCAGAGTCAGGGATGGTGTACATCACATTTCTAGGCGCATTCTTCCCAATTTTGATCAGCACAATTCGGGGAGTAGAAAGCACGGATATAGTGCTGCTGCGAGTAGGACAGTGTTTGGGAGCTAAACAGTGGCACATTTTTAAAGATATTGTGGTGCCAGGAGCGATGCCTAACATTGCCAGCGGTTTGGTTATTGGTATGGGAAATGCCTGGTTTTGTTTGGTAACAGCTGAAATTCTGGCAGGTCGCTTTGGAGTGGGTTATCTGACCTGGGAGTCTTATGTTACATCGAATTATCCACCAATCGTGATGGGAATGTTGCTGATTGGTTTGATGGGTTTGATAAGCACGTTGATTGTCGATCTCTTAACGAAGTTGCTGATGCCTTGGCGAGTAACGAAAAAGCAGGGTGTGTAG
- a CDS encoding ABC transporter substrate-binding protein, translated as MHIKLLSLKSVLFSLLVVSLTFTSACSNTSANTSANTSANTSGSSSGKKVIRIAIGTQDQTINTVTGGAVIREEKLLEKYLPKTGKYQNVEYKIEWSSATSAPPITNKMLANQIDIGSMADFPATINLTTFQKKGNGVKTVLISSLAYSPNGAGNAVVVPTDTPYKKLADLKGKTISVPFGTSAHGMLLRALKNEGIDAQKEVTLVSQSPEVGGTSLRSRQIDAHADFVPYGELFPFRGFARKIYDGAQTETPTFHGVVVRSDFAKENPEIVVAYLRAMLEANQRFREQPEALSAKLEKWTGVEKEIFYMFLGPSGIQKLDPRIQPYQITALKNSVTTLKQIGKLDASVNPDDVVSWTDDSYLKQALKESNISEQDVAKSADNLIRGNDALTQESIQDPKLAAQIWVEGEDKVLSFTSIKNMLTKLQQLKSEDKTAAVAFVHDRDKGWKLFAQNSFYVRNGDQVSAFLLEKDAQAFAGKAGAKVASFQELQQLYAKNTHSKDLAVAR; from the coding sequence ATGCATATCAAACTATTGTCTTTAAAGAGTGTTCTTTTTTCTCTGCTAGTTGTTTCCTTAACCTTTACCAGCGCTTGTAGTAACACTTCAGCAAATACTTCTGCAAATACTTCTGCAAATACTTCAGGTAGTTCCTCTGGCAAAAAGGTGATTCGGATTGCGATTGGTACCCAAGACCAAACCATTAACACCGTGACAGGTGGTGCAGTCATCCGAGAAGAAAAGCTGCTGGAGAAGTATCTGCCAAAAACAGGAAAATACCAAAATGTTGAGTACAAAATTGAGTGGTCTAGCGCCACATCAGCTCCACCAATTACCAACAAAATGTTGGCGAATCAAATTGATATCGGCAGCATGGCGGACTTTCCGGCGACGATTAACCTGACGACTTTTCAGAAAAAAGGCAATGGCGTTAAGACTGTTTTGATCTCATCCCTTGCCTACAGCCCTAATGGAGCCGGAAATGCGGTTGTTGTCCCCACCGATACACCTTACAAAAAACTAGCAGACTTGAAGGGGAAAACCATTTCAGTTCCCTTTGGAACCTCGGCGCATGGGATGCTGCTGCGGGCGCTGAAGAATGAGGGCATTGATGCACAGAAAGAAGTGACGTTAGTGAGTCAATCACCAGAAGTAGGTGGAACGAGCCTGAGAAGCCGTCAGATCGATGCTCATGCGGATTTTGTGCCCTATGGTGAGTTATTTCCCTTTAGAGGCTTTGCTCGGAAGATTTACGATGGTGCACAAACGGAAACTCCAACCTTTCATGGAGTTGTAGTGCGCTCGGACTTTGCGAAAGAAAATCCCGAAATTGTGGTGGCTTATCTAAGGGCAATGTTGGAGGCGAATCAGCGTTTCCGGGAACAACCAGAAGCCCTTAGTGCGAAGTTAGAGAAATGGACAGGGGTTGAGAAAGAAATCTTTTATATGTTCCTCGGTCCATCGGGTATTCAAAAGCTCGATCCGAGAATTCAACCATACCAAATTACTGCGCTCAAAAATAGCGTAACGACGTTGAAGCAGATTGGAAAATTAGATGCCAGCGTGAACCCAGATGATGTTGTAAGTTGGACGGACGATAGTTACCTGAAACAAGCGCTCAAAGAGAGCAACATTAGCGAACAGGATGTGGCTAAGTCGGCGGATAATTTGATTCGTGGCAATGATGCACTCACTCAAGAATCGATTCAAGATCCAAAACTAGCAGCTCAGATTTGGGTAGAAGGAGAAGATAAAGTTCTCAGTTTTACCTCAATCAAGAATATGCTGACAAAGCTACAACAGCTAAAGTCTGAGGACAAAACAGCGGCTGTAGCCTTTGTACACGATCGCGACAAAGGTTGGAAGTTATTCGCTCAAAATTCGTTCTATGTTCGGAATGGCGACCAGGTATCTGCGTTCTTACTAGAAAAAGATGCACAAGCATTTGCCGGGAAAGCTGGAGCAAAGGTGGCAAGCTTCCAAGAGTTGCAGCAGCTTTATGCCAAAAATACGCATTCAAAGGATTTAGCGGTTGCGCGATGA
- a CDS encoding HAMP domain-containing sensor histidine kinase — MKNSRSWLAIHIRWNSIYRKLLVTYLALTALGTSILASYILFSFHAYFMRTRQADLDAWTTALSESVADALEENNLERVRVLVQRYGSPEAVTLRVFAPDGRLLFTSAPQLDRQVPNWLAIAGVREALQNQPTQGVAKGILSNDDRVYAVRPIFRKGRLLGALRMSITLEQFQRQFRRVIFTVLGTLFLTLLLCALISESLARNIARPIQAMCHFAIEVGGGHLGEKLNIHQDDEVGQLASELNRMSERLASLDKERRAFLANVSHELRTPVSNVYVTLEALANGAAEEPELRDRFIQTAQDETLRLSRLIKDLLDLGRLEAGVTPLEQQPLKLRDLIERAVRAMESRMIAKEVGISVEVADVQIQGDPERLLQAFLNILDNAIKFSVPESKVSVSSNIEGAQVSVKIRDRGTGITESDLPRIFEQFYTADPSRKGSGTGLGLAIARRIVEAHGGTITATSTPGQGATFSIRLPLDTAAEKRKS; from the coding sequence TTGAAAAATTCAAGGAGCTGGTTAGCAATTCATATCCGATGGAATTCGATTTACCGGAAACTGTTAGTTACCTATTTAGCACTCACCGCATTAGGAACTTCTATTCTGGCAAGCTATATTCTGTTCTCTTTCCATGCCTATTTCATGAGGACGAGACAGGCTGATTTAGATGCCTGGACAACAGCCCTCAGCGAGAGCGTCGCTGACGCTTTAGAGGAAAATAATCTTGAGCGGGTAAGAGTGCTAGTGCAACGCTACGGTTCACCGGAAGCAGTCACCCTGCGCGTCTTTGCACCTGATGGTCGCCTGCTATTCACCTCCGCCCCCCAGCTAGATCGGCAAGTCCCTAACTGGTTGGCGATCGCTGGCGTGAGAGAAGCGCTACAAAATCAGCCAACGCAAGGAGTCGCGAAAGGGATTCTATCCAACGATGACCGAGTGTATGCAGTGCGACCGATATTTCGGAAGGGTCGTCTGCTCGGTGCGCTGCGGATGTCGATCACTTTAGAACAGTTTCAGCGTCAGTTTCGCCGCGTCATTTTCACCGTTCTTGGAACGCTCTTCTTGACGCTCTTGCTTTGTGCGCTGATTAGCGAAAGCCTTGCCCGTAATATTGCCAGACCGATTCAGGCGATGTGCCACTTTGCAATTGAGGTGGGTGGGGGTCATTTAGGTGAGAAGCTGAACATTCATCAAGATGATGAAGTGGGTCAATTAGCCAGTGAATTGAATCGCATGAGCGAACGGCTGGCTTCCTTAGATAAAGAGCGGCGGGCATTCCTCGCAAATGTGTCCCACGAACTGCGGACTCCTGTTAGCAACGTCTATGTCACCCTAGAAGCACTCGCCAATGGAGCGGCGGAGGAGCCGGAGTTACGCGATCGCTTCATCCAGACTGCACAGGATGAAACCCTGCGCCTGTCCAGACTAATTAAGGATCTGCTGGATTTGGGACGACTCGAAGCAGGCGTAACGCCACTAGAACAGCAACCGCTAAAGCTGCGAGACTTGATCGAACGGGCGGTGCGAGCAATGGAGTCCCGCATGATAGCCAAGGAAGTTGGCATCAGCGTGGAGGTTGCGGATGTTCAAATCCAAGGCGATCCAGAACGGCTATTGCAAGCTTTTCTAAATATATTGGACAACGCGATTAAGTTCTCAGTACCAGAGTCTAAAGTTTCTGTCTCAAGCAATATAGAAGGTGCCCAGGTTTCAGTAAAAATTCGCGATCGGGGAACCGGAATCACAGAGAGCGATTTGCCCCGCATTTTTGAACAATTTTATACAGCAGATCCCTCGCGCAAAGGCAGCGGAACGGGTTTGGGGTTAGCGATCGCGCGACGGATTGTGGAAGCACACGGCGGCACGATTACGGCTACTAGCACTCCAGGTCAAGGCGCAACTTTTAGTATTCGTCTTCCCCTCGACACCGCCGCAGAGAAACGAAAGAGTTAA
- a CDS encoding response regulator: MPHVLLIDDEEALRASLSYALIKEGYQVTTAGDGQTALKLFHKQVPDVIILDLMLPGIDGMELCWRIRAFSNIPILMLTAKDQDIDKVWGLEAGADDYITKPFNTRELLARIKAVLRGRAVGQQSLQGD; the protein is encoded by the coding sequence ATGCCACACGTCTTACTGATCGATGATGAAGAGGCATTACGTGCCAGTCTCAGCTACGCCTTAATTAAAGAAGGCTATCAAGTGACAACCGCAGGGGATGGACAGACTGCACTCAAGTTGTTCCACAAGCAAGTGCCGGACGTGATTATTTTGGACTTGATGCTACCGGGCATTGATGGGATGGAACTCTGCTGGCGCATCCGAGCATTTTCTAATATCCCGATTTTGATGCTGACAGCTAAAGACCAAGATATTGATAAAGTTTGGGGATTAGAAGCGGGTGCAGATGACTATATCACCAAACCCTTCAACACTCGCGAACTTCTCGCACGCATAAAAGCTGTTCTCCGGGGTCGCGCTGTGGGTCAACAGTCTCTACAGGGAGATTAA
- a CDS encoding DUF167 domain-containing protein produces MKKQVKVKPNSKNQRIEEAEDGSLTVHLKSPPVDGKANEELIQILSKKFNISKSRIFIKSGLSSRNKQVEIDDG; encoded by the coding sequence ATGAAGAAGCAAGTAAAGGTTAAACCCAATTCAAAAAACCAAAGAATTGAGGAAGCTGAGGACGGTAGCCTTACGGTTCATTTAAAGTCGCCACCTGTAGATGGTAAGGCAAATGAAGAGTTAATTCAAATACTCTCTAAAAAATTTAACATATCAAAATCAAGAATTTTTATCAAATCGGGTTTATCGTCAAGAAATAAGCAAGTCGAAATAGACGACGGTTGA
- a CDS encoding DUF2809 domain-containing protein, giving the protein MLRDAKYIKRIILSLLIIVPLGLLSKRYTGFGRGWVNDFSGDILYEIFWCLFGFFLFPSRKAMNQIPIWVFGITCTIEFLQLWHQPVLDSIRSTFLGKLLLGTTFSWWDFPHYLLGCIIGWLWLQQIVRGYKDKTPIRSDK; this is encoded by the coding sequence ATGCTTCGAGACGCCAAATATATCAAGCGGATTATCCTCTCGCTGCTGATTATTGTGCCCCTGGGATTGCTCTCCAAGAGATACACTGGATTCGGTCGCGGCTGGGTCAACGATTTCTCAGGTGATATCTTATACGAAATATTTTGGTGTTTGTTCGGGTTTTTCCTGTTTCCGAGTCGCAAAGCAATGAACCAAATTCCAATTTGGGTATTCGGTATCACCTGTACGATCGAATTTCTGCAACTGTGGCACCAACCTGTTTTAGACTCGATTCGCTCGACTTTTCTGGGCAAACTGTTGCTTGGAACCACCTTTTCTTGGTGGGATTTCCCCCATTATCTGCTCGGTTGCATCATCGGGTGGCTATGGTTACAGCAAATTGTTAGAGGTTACAAAGATAAAACCCCGATTCGCTCGGATAAATAG
- a CDS encoding DUF2231 domain-containing protein — translation MTQTPNIPPLIESDETDYQDSGVTSTVAIAGHPLHPLIVTFPIAFLTTPAAADLAYWWTKDLFWAQASFWLIGIGLASGVLAALSGMMDFLRIERVRKRSAGWAHMVLNVAALGLTIANFALRWGNTSGAILPTGLTISIIVATLLGLSGWYGAELVYRHKVAVIGYGDSNR, via the coding sequence ATGACACAAACTCCCAATATCCCGCCGCTGATTGAAAGTGATGAGACCGATTATCAAGATAGCGGGGTGACAAGCACAGTCGCGATCGCAGGACATCCCCTGCATCCACTGATCGTCACCTTTCCCATTGCTTTTTTGACTACACCAGCAGCCGCGGATCTCGCCTACTGGTGGACAAAAGATCTCTTCTGGGCACAAGCCTCCTTTTGGCTAATCGGCATTGGCTTGGCAAGCGGGGTGCTTGCAGCCCTAAGCGGCATGATGGACTTTCTGAGAATTGAACGAGTTCGCAAGCGCAGTGCTGGCTGGGCACACATGGTACTGAATGTCGCCGCCCTAGGGCTGACAATTGCCAACTTTGCACTCCGTTGGGGCAATACCTCAGGAGCCATATTGCCTACAGGGCTTACAATCTCAATTATTGTGGCAACCCTTCTCGGTTTGTCGGGTTGGTACGGAGCCGAGCTAGTCTATCGGCATAAAGTTGCTGTGATCGGCTACGGGGATTCAAATAGATAG